A genome region from Fervidobacterium changbaicum includes the following:
- a CDS encoding ferritin-like domain-containing protein: MEKVIGILRFALMREIEGREFYKEKAKKVSSKEVKELLEGLASMEEDHIKFIENLMKKVENNVEITLDDAQQAIVRTDFFEGREKSEMVNGTLDQMANDLAILRMAYLIEEDFEKFYKESAQKVSDLEMKKILELLGNWENGHKKVLEDAYEEAKRNYWNQQGFEPLF, encoded by the coding sequence ATGGAAAAAGTGATAGGTATACTGAGATTTGCGTTGATGCGAGAAATTGAAGGTAGAGAATTTTACAAAGAGAAAGCAAAAAAGGTTTCCAGCAAGGAAGTCAAAGAACTTCTTGAAGGTCTTGCAAGCATGGAGGAGGACCACATCAAGTTCATTGAAAACTTGATGAAAAAGGTTGAGAACAACGTGGAAATAACACTGGATGATGCACAGCAAGCGATAGTTCGCACGGACTTTTTTGAAGGAAGAGAAAAATCAGAGATGGTAAATGGAACACTAGACCAGATGGCGAATGATCTTGCCATACTTAGAATGGCATACCTGATTGAAGAAGATTTTGAGAAGTTCTACAAAGAGAGTGCACAGAAAGTGTCAGATTTGGAGATGAAGAAAATCTTGGAATTACTTGGGAATTGGGAAAATGGTCATAAAAAAGTCTTGGAGGATGCTTACGAAGAGGCAAAAAGAAATTACTGGAATCAGCAGGGCTTTGAACCGCTCTTTTAA
- a CDS encoding alpha-amylase family glycosyl hydrolase: MKELRELSKYLKRKITGKTLYALPRQWIISNYPGKLSIKDGRYFVDPYEYYSIVIDTILEHDKGLDYSKSLALLNGEKDASWLRKAKMYGALPRATVAYNHKGFGAFEPEDIFGYRESGTFLKMIGLLPYLKQMGINVLYMLPISKMSDVFKKGEVGSPYAVKNPVELDESYADPLLDGIKLEEQFKALIQAAHVLGIRVVLDFIPRTAARDSDLIKSHPDWFYWIKIEEAASYRPPHIPQLPFKIPDTEDLEIIYSSEEVKTHLSKFTLSPDKIDKEKWEKVKKMEGDILSNIAKEFGIITPPGFSDWVNDPQPTWDDVTFLRLYLDHPEASARYVSKDQPPYILFDVIKSSKFPGKKPNKKLWEYIANIIPTYQKKYGIDGARIDMGHALPSQLQDMIISAAREIDPAFGFIAEELEMKNDKKAKLEGYDCILGNSWYAAARPSELYKFIEEITPNLEVPYIASCETPDTPRIVARENGSKLKYLAPALLYLSPNSIAYINSGQEIEEIQPMNLGLDNTIYGKTVLPPDDQFYGKLAFFDYYALHWENSKDDMFNFLKWVLTIRDEIADFMDSEFRYVYLNYQDGTTANYSYWKDDKGVIVLGNLDFAHEKYIEILVNETVGRNIEIRSVTIATRHGKRKMTYGIGNTIPVNLMAGDFVILFVNWE, translated from the coding sequence ATGAAAGAACTCAGGGAACTAAGCAAGTACCTAAAAAGGAAGATAACTGGTAAAACACTATACGCTCTACCGCGTCAGTGGATTATTTCAAATTACCCTGGAAAGCTTTCCATAAAGGACGGTAGGTATTTTGTTGACCCTTATGAGTACTACTCAATAGTTATCGACACTATATTGGAACACGATAAGGGTTTGGATTATTCGAAATCACTTGCGCTCTTAAACGGCGAAAAAGATGCGAGTTGGCTAAGAAAAGCAAAAATGTACGGTGCTCTGCCAAGGGCAACGGTTGCATACAACCACAAAGGGTTCGGTGCATTTGAACCAGAAGACATCTTTGGATATCGGGAATCAGGAACATTTCTCAAAATGATAGGCCTTTTGCCTTATCTAAAACAGATGGGTATAAACGTACTCTACATGCTTCCTATTTCTAAGATGAGCGATGTTTTCAAAAAAGGAGAGGTTGGCTCTCCTTACGCGGTGAAAAACCCTGTAGAACTTGATGAAAGCTATGCGGATCCACTTCTTGATGGAATAAAATTAGAAGAACAATTCAAAGCTTTGATTCAAGCTGCTCATGTGCTTGGAATAAGGGTGGTCTTGGATTTCATCCCGCGTACAGCCGCAAGGGATAGTGACTTGATAAAATCTCATCCAGACTGGTTCTACTGGATAAAGATAGAAGAGGCAGCGAGTTACAGACCACCACACATACCACAACTCCCGTTTAAAATTCCAGACACAGAAGACTTAGAGATAATCTACTCATCGGAAGAGGTGAAAACACACCTTTCAAAATTCACCTTGTCTCCCGATAAGATCGATAAAGAAAAGTGGGAAAAAGTCAAGAAGATGGAAGGCGATATACTTTCAAATATAGCTAAAGAATTTGGAATCATCACCCCTCCCGGTTTCTCCGACTGGGTTAACGATCCACAACCAACGTGGGATGATGTGACGTTTCTGAGGTTGTATCTCGACCATCCGGAGGCGAGCGCAAGATATGTGAGTAAAGACCAACCACCTTATATTTTGTTTGATGTTATAAAGTCAAGCAAATTCCCTGGCAAAAAGCCCAATAAAAAGCTCTGGGAGTACATAGCGAATATCATACCAACCTATCAGAAAAAGTACGGTATCGATGGTGCAAGGATAGATATGGGGCATGCATTACCATCTCAGCTTCAAGATATGATAATTTCAGCTGCCAGAGAAATCGACCCAGCTTTTGGATTTATCGCAGAAGAGCTGGAAATGAAAAACGACAAGAAAGCTAAGTTGGAAGGGTACGACTGCATACTTGGTAATAGCTGGTATGCAGCAGCAAGACCTTCGGAATTGTACAAATTTATCGAAGAAATAACGCCTAACCTCGAGGTTCCGTATATAGCATCGTGTGAAACCCCGGATACACCAAGAATTGTGGCAAGAGAAAACGGAAGTAAATTAAAGTACCTTGCACCAGCACTATTGTACCTATCACCGAACTCAATAGCATATATAAACTCAGGTCAAGAAATAGAGGAAATTCAACCCATGAACTTAGGTCTTGATAACACCATATATGGAAAAACTGTCTTGCCACCTGATGACCAATTTTACGGAAAACTTGCGTTCTTTGACTACTATGCTTTGCACTGGGAGAATTCAAAAGATGATATGTTCAATTTCCTCAAATGGGTTTTGACTATACGTGATGAGATAGCTGACTTTATGGATTCGGAGTTTAGATACGTGTATCTGAACTACCAGGATGGGACAACCGCAAACTACAGTTATTGGAAAGACGACAAAGGAGTAATAGTTCTTGGAAACTTGGACTTCGCTCATGAAAAGTACATCGAAATCTTGGTAAATGAAACCGTTGGTAGAAATATAGAAATAAGAAGTGTTACAATCGCAACAAGACATGGGAAAAGGAAAATGACGTACGGTATAGGAAACACCATACCTGTAAACCTGATGGCTGGCGATTTTGTGATTCTGTTTGTCAATTGGGAATAG
- a CDS encoding peptidoglycan D,D-transpeptidase FtsI family protein, translating to MFFYIIYGLVKVQVIDQPKHRALLNSLLERSVYSKGLRGAIYSSDGVKIAWSERIPTLVLKKYTAEDEKKLRKYIDDSQLAILKNNGSVEVSWEQAFVLQSMGYEIIPTERRKSYGFLYHIVGSVNKDGEGISGLEYVYNDVLKGKLSVSYGIRSPGGKYQQSIIESFGENGLDLQTTINFKLQKYAYDLLSELATPSVIIVSNVQTGDILAMASYPAPEVDLNGVDVLTWEKLVNDPLKPLLNRAISNVYPPGSTFKVVTAIAQLLYSHPNTITCNGVFRYRDSKGRVTATYKDWLITGHGVVDLRKAIRVSCNVYFYNAALDVGIDKLITVAKAFYLDQKTGINLPGEVAGTLPTPEWKLKKLDEKWYPGDTILFGIGQGFLDLTPIQVLSLYNTVANKGLFVRPKLVLNEEVSTKKIPLNVPENVWNTLIDGLEQVTTVQGPASSGGTAAKSFQGFEITVAGKTGTAQTHSGPPHAWFVGFAPSRNPKYSVLVLVENGESGGHNAAPLARKVFDFMLQNGFF from the coding sequence ATGTTTTTCTACATCATTTACGGTCTTGTAAAAGTTCAGGTCATAGACCAACCAAAACATAGGGCTTTGCTCAATTCTTTGCTTGAGCGGAGTGTTTACAGTAAAGGGTTACGTGGAGCGATATACTCTTCAGATGGTGTCAAAATTGCTTGGAGTGAAAGAATACCAACACTCGTTTTGAAAAAATACACTGCGGAAGATGAGAAGAAATTACGAAAATATATTGATGATTCACAGCTTGCAATCTTAAAAAACAACGGTAGTGTTGAAGTTAGCTGGGAACAAGCTTTTGTTTTGCAGAGTATGGGATACGAAATTATCCCCACTGAACGACGAAAGTCTTATGGCTTCCTCTATCATATAGTTGGTAGCGTTAACAAGGACGGAGAAGGTATTTCTGGGCTTGAATATGTTTACAACGATGTACTAAAAGGCAAATTATCCGTCTCATACGGCATCAGGTCACCGGGTGGTAAATACCAGCAAAGCATCATAGAAAGCTTCGGAGAGAATGGCCTTGATTTACAGACAACGATTAACTTTAAACTCCAAAAGTACGCTTACGACCTGCTCAGTGAACTTGCAACTCCTTCTGTTATCATTGTAAGCAATGTTCAAACAGGTGATATTCTCGCAATGGCTTCCTATCCTGCACCGGAGGTAGATTTAAACGGGGTAGATGTTCTCACATGGGAAAAGCTCGTCAACGATCCACTGAAGCCTCTACTAAACAGGGCAATATCAAACGTTTACCCGCCAGGTTCGACGTTTAAAGTTGTCACTGCGATAGCCCAGCTGCTCTATAGCCATCCTAATACAATAACGTGCAACGGAGTTTTCAGATATAGAGATTCAAAGGGGAGAGTGACAGCAACTTACAAAGATTGGCTAATTACGGGACATGGAGTTGTGGATTTGAGGAAGGCCATTCGAGTATCTTGTAATGTTTACTTCTATAACGCAGCTTTAGATGTTGGAATTGATAAACTTATTACCGTTGCAAAGGCATTTTACCTTGACCAAAAAACTGGCATAAACTTGCCCGGAGAAGTTGCCGGAACGCTACCAACTCCCGAGTGGAAATTGAAAAAATTAGATGAGAAATGGTATCCAGGAGACACAATCTTATTTGGAATCGGGCAGGGATTTCTTGACCTCACTCCGATTCAAGTGCTGAGCCTTTACAACACCGTAGCTAACAAAGGGCTGTTTGTTAGACCCAAATTGGTTTTGAATGAGGAAGTTTCAACTAAGAAAATACCGCTGAACGTTCCAGAGAACGTTTGGAACACTTTAATAGATGGGTTAGAACAGGTGACAACAGTTCAAGGTCCTGCTTCCAGCGGTGGAACGGCTGCGAAAAGTTTCCAAGGTTTCGAAATCACAGTTGCTGGTAAGACGGGAACTGCACAAACCCACAGTGGTCCTCCCCATGCTTGGTTTGTGGGTTTTGCACCTTCAAGAAATCCGAAATATTCGGTCCTGGTGCTGGTAGAAAACGGAGAAAGTGGTGGACATAACGCAGCTCCACTGGCTCGCAAAGTCTTTGATTTCATGTTACAGAACGGTTTTTTTTGA
- a CDS encoding MFS transporter, whose translation MDRGAKDRKKISLFLFLLLVVLNADQMVMSPVIGMIEKEFNITDSHIGLIGGVFSIVGALISLIWGYLTDKYSRKWLLIGSILVGEVPCLLTAISGSYGELFFWRVLTGIGIGASFPISYSLVGDLYGHRERGKIVSVLGLASTVGSIVGMLVAGYTANIFGWRIPFILVSAPNLLLIPLIINVLQEPRRGASEEGFSETQADYSYTIKLSDYTQLVKIKTNLLLFLQGIAGTIPWGAIPYFMIEFFRREKSMDLNQATTMFLLFALGSIAGNIAGGFIGEKIYRRSKKLVPLVSAITTILGVFLTVSVFRYSYTSNTSNSLLGFLTFGMLGFIAAAMDSYTGPNVKMMLLNVNEPKDRGRIFSIFNLTDSVGTGIGRFVGGSLSVTLGTLGAALEITAYFWLVCGFLLMLSAWYFEVEVEALNKKMRELAMEMASQTLDANSSSEGMKE comes from the coding sequence ATGGATAGGGGTGCAAAAGATCGAAAAAAGATCTCTCTTTTTCTTTTCTTGCTACTTGTTGTATTGAATGCAGACCAGATGGTAATGAGTCCTGTGATTGGAATGATAGAGAAAGAATTCAATATCACGGATTCACACATAGGACTCATCGGAGGAGTCTTTAGTATTGTTGGTGCACTCATCAGCTTGATCTGGGGATATTTAACAGACAAGTACAGTAGAAAATGGTTACTGATAGGCTCAATCCTTGTTGGTGAAGTTCCTTGTTTGCTAACTGCTATTTCCGGTTCTTACGGCGAACTGTTCTTTTGGCGAGTTTTAACAGGAATTGGAATTGGTGCTTCATTCCCAATATCTTATTCACTTGTCGGGGACCTTTATGGTCATAGGGAAAGAGGTAAGATAGTATCTGTATTAGGGCTTGCCTCAACTGTCGGAAGTATAGTAGGAATGCTTGTAGCAGGTTACACTGCCAATATTTTTGGATGGAGGATACCGTTCATACTCGTTTCCGCTCCAAATCTTCTTTTGATACCTTTAATAATCAACGTGCTCCAAGAACCAAGACGTGGTGCGAGCGAAGAAGGTTTCTCTGAGACACAAGCGGATTATTCTTATACCATAAAGCTTTCGGATTATACTCAGCTTGTAAAAATCAAAACAAACCTTCTACTTTTTCTGCAAGGTATCGCAGGTACAATACCCTGGGGTGCTATTCCCTATTTCATGATAGAATTCTTCAGGCGTGAAAAGTCCATGGATTTAAACCAAGCAACGACGATGTTCCTGCTTTTTGCACTTGGAAGTATCGCTGGTAATATCGCAGGAGGTTTTATTGGTGAGAAGATTTATAGGCGCTCAAAGAAATTGGTTCCGCTTGTCTCTGCAATAACGACGATATTGGGTGTTTTTCTAACAGTGAGTGTTTTTAGGTACTCGTACACATCTAACACATCTAATAGCTTGTTAGGGTTCTTAACATTTGGAATGCTTGGATTCATCGCTGCTGCAATGGATTCGTACACTGGTCCGAATGTGAAAATGATGTTGCTGAATGTGAATGAACCAAAGGACCGTGGCCGAATCTTCTCGATATTTAATCTAACGGATTCAGTTGGTACTGGAATCGGAAGGTTCGTTGGTGGTTCGTTATCTGTTACTTTGGGAACTTTGGGAGCAGCGTTGGAAATCACAGCGTACTTTTGGCTTGTTTGTGGTTTCCTACTCATGCTTTCTGCGTGGTATTTTGAGGTAGAAGTAGAGGCACTCAATAAAAAGATGAGGGAACTTGCTATGGAAATGGCAAGTCAAACGCTTGATGCGAACAGTTCTTCGGAAGGAATGAAGGAATAA
- the rpsG gene encoding 30S ribosomal protein S7 — MRRRRAEVRVVPPDPVYGEVLVTKMINKVMWDGKKSIAQKIVYGAIEILEQKTGKSGIEVFKQAVENVKPIVEVRPRRVGGATYQVPVEVQEPRKTALAIRWIVDAARAKKGKPMKEKLAEELLNAYNNTGTAIKKRDDVHKMAEANRAFAHFRW; from the coding sequence ATGAGGCGAAGAAGAGCCGAGGTTAGGGTAGTCCCACCAGACCCAGTCTACGGAGAAGTTCTTGTGACTAAGATGATTAACAAAGTTATGTGGGATGGGAAAAAGTCGATTGCTCAGAAAATAGTTTACGGAGCTATCGAAATACTCGAGCAGAAGACAGGAAAAAGCGGAATAGAAGTTTTCAAGCAAGCGGTAGAGAACGTTAAACCAATTGTAGAAGTTAGACCGAGAAGGGTTGGCGGTGCAACGTACCAAGTTCCTGTCGAAGTTCAGGAACCAAGGAAAACAGCTCTTGCCATCAGATGGATCGTCGATGCAGCAAGAGCAAAGAAAGGTAAGCCAATGAAAGAAAAACTCGCTGAAGAGCTTCTAAATGCATATAACAACACAGGTACAGCTATTAAGAAGAGAGACGACGTCCACAAGATGGCTGAAGCAAACAGGGCGTTTGCGCACTTCAGATGGTAA
- the fusA gene encoding elongation factor G, with amino-acid sequence MEEIKALYVDLDKLRNIGIMAHIDAGKTTTTERILFFTGRKHTIGSVDDGTATMDWMIQEKERGITITSAATTCFWKGHRINIIDTPGHVDFTIEVERSLRVLDGAIAVFDATAGVEPQSETVWRQADKYNVPRIAFMNKMDKTGADFEMAVQTMVERLSAHPIPVQIPMGAESDFKGIIDLIQMKAIRWLNPEGTEYVYEDIPEEWLEKAEEAREDMIEKIAEVDDEIMMLYLEGEEPTEEQIHDALRRITIGNLGTPVFCGSAKMNVGIQPLLDGVIRYLPSPLDLPPVRGFDKNGNEVQVFPKEDAPFVAYAFKIQTDPYVGKLTFLRVYSGRLEKGSYVINTTKGVKERVSRLIFLHADKREDVEYVRAGDIVGVIGMKSTITGDTVCEEGTHVILEKMEFPEPVISIAIEPETKDDETKLSKALQALLEEDPSLRAYVDQETGETILAGMGELHLEIIVDRLKREFNVNVRVGKPQVAYRETITRPVKAEGKYIRQSGGRGQYGHVIVEFEPLSLDKTFEFEDRTVGGVIPKQYIPAIEEGIREAMQVGVLAGYPVVGVKATLVDGSYHEVDSSEMAFKIAASMAFKEAMEKGSPVLLEPIMKVEVTTPEEYMGNIIADLNSRRAHIEALENRGHLRIVRALVPLSEMFGYATTLRSLSQGRANYVMVLSHYDKVPDKVAEKILKGA; translated from the coding sequence ATGGAAGAGATAAAGGCTTTATATGTTGACTTGGATAAGCTTAGAAACATTGGAATAATGGCTCATATCGACGCTGGTAAGACAACAACTACCGAGCGTATCCTGTTTTTCACTGGAAGAAAGCACACCATCGGAAGTGTTGATGATGGAACAGCTACGATGGACTGGATGATACAGGAAAAAGAAAGAGGTATCACAATCACCTCGGCTGCGACAACGTGCTTTTGGAAAGGTCACAGAATAAACATTATCGACACACCGGGCCACGTCGATTTCACAATTGAAGTCGAAAGGTCACTGAGAGTTCTTGACGGTGCAATAGCAGTTTTTGATGCGACCGCTGGTGTTGAACCACAGTCTGAAACGGTTTGGAGACAGGCTGATAAATACAACGTTCCAAGAATTGCGTTCATGAACAAGATGGATAAAACAGGTGCAGACTTTGAAATGGCCGTCCAGACCATGGTTGAAAGACTCAGTGCTCATCCAATTCCAGTCCAGATACCGATGGGTGCGGAAAGCGATTTTAAAGGTATTATTGACCTGATTCAGATGAAGGCCATCAGGTGGTTGAACCCAGAAGGAACTGAGTATGTCTATGAAGATATACCTGAAGAATGGCTCGAAAAGGCTGAAGAAGCAAGAGAGGATATGATTGAAAAAATAGCCGAAGTAGACGACGAAATCATGATGCTTTATCTTGAAGGTGAAGAACCAACGGAAGAGCAGATCCACGATGCACTGAGGAGAATTACAATAGGAAATCTAGGAACACCGGTATTCTGCGGTTCAGCAAAGATGAACGTTGGAATTCAACCACTTCTGGATGGTGTTATCAGGTATCTTCCATCCCCACTCGATTTACCACCTGTCAGGGGATTTGACAAGAACGGAAACGAAGTTCAGGTATTTCCAAAAGAAGATGCACCCTTTGTTGCTTATGCTTTCAAGATACAGACAGATCCGTATGTTGGTAAGCTCACGTTCTTGAGAGTCTACAGCGGACGCTTGGAAAAGGGAAGCTACGTTATTAACACCACAAAAGGTGTGAAGGAACGTGTCTCAAGGTTGATATTCCTGCATGCTGATAAACGAGAGGATGTTGAATACGTTAGGGCAGGAGACATCGTTGGCGTTATAGGAATGAAGAGCACGATAACAGGCGACACGGTTTGTGAAGAAGGTACACACGTCATCCTTGAGAAGATGGAGTTCCCAGAACCAGTTATATCTATTGCGATTGAACCAGAAACAAAGGATGATGAAACGAAACTTTCAAAAGCCTTACAGGCTCTTCTTGAAGAAGATCCATCGCTTAGAGCGTACGTCGACCAAGAAACCGGAGAAACAATTCTTGCTGGTATGGGCGAGCTCCACTTGGAAATCATAGTTGACAGACTTAAGAGAGAGTTCAACGTAAACGTCAGAGTTGGCAAACCACAAGTGGCCTACAGAGAAACAATAACCAGACCAGTCAAAGCGGAAGGTAAGTACATTAGGCAGAGTGGTGGTAGAGGTCAGTACGGACATGTCATCGTTGAATTCGAGCCATTAAGTCTTGATAAGACATTTGAGTTTGAAGATAGAACAGTTGGCGGTGTTATACCGAAACAGTACATACCGGCAATTGAAGAAGGTATCAGGGAAGCCATGCAGGTTGGAGTTTTGGCAGGTTACCCAGTTGTCGGAGTAAAGGCTACCCTCGTCGATGGTTCATACCACGAAGTCGACTCATCCGAAATGGCGTTCAAAATAGCTGCAAGCATGGCATTTAAGGAAGCGATGGAAAAAGGCAGTCCCGTTCTTCTGGAACCAATAATGAAAGTTGAAGTAACCACACCAGAAGAATACATGGGTAACATCATTGCAGACTTGAACTCCAGAAGAGCGCACATCGAGGCGCTTGAAAACAGAGGACACTTGAGAATTGTAAGGGCACTTGTGCCGCTAAGTGAAATGTTTGGCTACGCTACAACGCTGAGGTCACTTTCTCAAGGAAGAGCAAATTATGTAATGGTACTTTCCCACTACGACAAAGTGCCTGACAAGGTTGCTGAAAAGATATTGAAAGGTGCTTAA
- the rpsL gene encoding 30S ribosomal protein S12, whose translation MPTINQLVRHGREKVKEKSKSPALQGHPQKRGVCVRVSTMTPKKPNSALRKIAKVRLSNGIEVTAYIPGIGHNLQEHSIVLVRGGRVKDLPGVRYKIIRGTLDAAGVENRRQSRSKYGAKRPKAGAAAAAKGKK comes from the coding sequence ATGCCAACTATTAATCAGTTAGTAAGACACGGAAGGGAAAAAGTTAAGGAGAAATCCAAATCACCAGCACTCCAGGGACACCCACAGAAAAGAGGAGTTTGTGTTAGGGTTTCTACAATGACCCCAAAGAAACCAAACTCCGCTTTGAGAAAGATTGCAAAAGTAAGACTTTCAAACGGTATCGAAGTCACGGCATACATCCCAGGTATTGGACACAATCTTCAGGAACACTCAATCGTTCTCGTCAGAGGCGGAAGGGTTAAGGACTTACCAGGTGTTAGATACAAGATCATCCGCGGAACCCTTGACGCAGCTGGTGTTGAGAACAGACGCCAGAGCAGGAGTAAGTACGGTGCAAAGAGGCCAAAAGCAGGCGCAGCTGCTGCAGCAAAGGGTAAGAAATAA
- a CDS encoding L-lactate dehydrogenase: MKVSIYGAGRVGVSVAFSLLHYSIVDKIVMVDIDKNRSIGEAMDLLHASGVFKYCNIYAGDPSDIIDSDFVVITAGRAQRPGETRLDLLIDNVKIIKSISEDIKKYAKDSIVINITNPVDVLTYLIWEFTEFDPRKIIGTGTTLDTLRLRTLLAQQCGVSSASIHAYIIGEHGDSEFMPLSSATIGGVLLRDYCADCDMKAEGSSTCLDFEKIVEEVRTAAYKIIEKKGATNLAIGAITAKLIDSIWKNEKRVWTPSVLIDDVYIGFPAVLGRNGVEKIVKLKLVDEEQELLEHSKSVIRKAIEEIKKVLETKNSPLDRISGT, encoded by the coding sequence ATGAAAGTGAGTATTTACGGAGCCGGAAGGGTTGGTGTAAGTGTTGCTTTTTCACTTTTGCACTATTCAATAGTGGATAAGATTGTTATGGTGGACATAGACAAGAACAGAAGTATTGGTGAAGCGATGGATCTTCTACATGCTTCTGGAGTTTTCAAGTATTGCAATATATACGCAGGTGATCCATCAGATATCATAGATAGCGATTTTGTTGTGATAACTGCTGGACGAGCACAAAGACCAGGTGAAACAAGATTGGACTTGTTGATTGACAATGTGAAAATCATAAAGTCTATCTCAGAAGATATAAAAAAGTACGCTAAGGACAGTATCGTAATTAATATAACTAATCCGGTAGATGTACTAACGTACTTAATATGGGAGTTCACTGAATTCGACCCCAGAAAGATCATTGGAACTGGGACGACGCTTGATACTCTTAGACTACGGACTTTGTTAGCTCAGCAATGTGGAGTTTCATCCGCCAGTATCCATGCTTACATCATCGGCGAACACGGTGATAGTGAGTTCATGCCATTATCTAGTGCAACAATCGGCGGAGTTTTGTTAAGAGATTACTGCGCAGACTGTGATATGAAAGCCGAAGGTTCATCAACTTGTTTGGACTTCGAAAAGATAGTTGAGGAAGTAAGAACTGCTGCTTACAAAATTATCGAGAAGAAAGGGGCTACAAATCTGGCAATTGGTGCCATAACAGCAAAACTAATAGATAGTATTTGGAAAAACGAAAAGAGGGTTTGGACACCTTCAGTGCTTATCGATGACGTGTACATCGGGTTCCCTGCAGTTTTAGGTCGAAACGGGGTAGAAAAGATTGTAAAGCTGAAATTAGTCGATGAAGAGCAGGAATTGCTTGAACACTCCAAAAGCGTTATCAGAAAGGCTATTGAAGAAATTAAGAAAGTCTTAGAGACGAAAAATTCACCCCTTGACAGAATTAGTGGTACATAG
- a CDS encoding thioredoxin family protein codes for MKIKALYFKNDKCGVCIAFLPKMKRISEEYSLELEVVDVVEKPEIAGQNMVFTVPTIIFLDDEGNELKRFARNFSEFEIREYIQRMYDILGIELDAK; via the coding sequence ATGAAAATAAAGGCTCTTTACTTCAAAAACGATAAGTGTGGAGTGTGTATTGCGTTCTTACCGAAAATGAAAAGAATATCTGAGGAATACAGCCTCGAGTTAGAAGTCGTCGATGTAGTTGAGAAACCAGAGATAGCAGGTCAGAACATGGTTTTTACAGTTCCAACTATTATTTTTTTAGACGACGAAGGAAACGAGCTGAAGAGATTCGCAAGGAATTTTTCTGAATTTGAAATAAGGGAATATATCCAGAGAATGTATGATATACTTGGAATTGAGCTGGATGCAAAGTGA